A single window of Nanoarchaeota archaeon DNA harbors:
- a CDS encoding site-specific DNA-methyltransferase gives MYMAELKQYFNSENFALYHGDCLEVLPELPQDSINMIFADPPYNLSNGGVTCKSGKFVSVNKGAWDKSQGFFKDFQFTTKWLNECKRVLAPNGTIWVSGTPHNIYSVGFALQQLGFHVLNEISWFKPNASPNLSCRYFTHSHETLIWAKKDKSARHKFNYDAMRFWRADIINKTGKQMRSVWTIHSTPQAEKQHGYHPTQKPIDLLTRIVASCTDKGDLILDPFNGSGTTGVIAKKLGRKYIGIEKEREYIDLTVRRANEFQK, from the coding sequence ATGTACATGGCAGAATTAAAGCAATATTTCAACTCCGAAAACTTCGCGCTCTACCACGGGGATTGCCTTGAAGTGCTTCCAGAACTTCCGCAAGATTCAATAAATATGATTTTCGCAGACCCGCCGTATAATTTATCAAATGGCGGCGTAACCTGCAAATCCGGAAAATTCGTATCTGTGAATAAAGGCGCGTGGGATAAATCGCAGGGGTTCTTCAAGGATTTTCAGTTTACAACAAAATGGCTTAATGAATGCAAGCGCGTTTTAGCGCCGAACGGAACCATCTGGGTTTCCGGCACCCCGCACAACATTTATTCTGTAGGATTCGCGCTTCAGCAGTTGGGATTCCACGTACTGAACGAAATCTCATGGTTTAAGCCAAACGCAAGCCCGAATCTGTCATGCCGCTATTTCACGCACAGCCACGAAACGCTCATCTGGGCGAAAAAAGACAAATCCGCGCGCCATAAATTTAATTACGATGCCATGCGCTTCTGGCGCGCCGACATCATAAACAAAACCGGAAAGCAGATGCGAAGCGTCTGGACGATTCATTCAACCCCGCAGGCAGAAAAACAGCACGGATATCATCCGACGCAAAAACCAATAGATCTTCTAACAAGAATAGTCGCATCATGCACTGACAAAGGAGATTTAATTCTAGACCCATTTAACGGCTCCGGAACCACCGGCGTAATCGCGAAAAAGTTAGGCAGAAAATACATCGGAATTGAAAAAGAGCGCGAATACATCGATTTGACGGTTAGGCGCGCGAACGAATTTCAAAAATAA
- a CDS encoding DNA adenine methylase, whose translation MRKNGTPEIPTIVKWAGGKSQLLTQFDKFFPEKIDYYIEPFLGSGAVFFYIKRKFNPKKVLLSDTNEELINAFIVVRDNVDALIEVLRNHKERHNKEYYYATRVLDPSTLNDVEKAGRFIYLNKTCFNGLYRVNSKGKFNVPIGSYKNPGILKEDVLREANKLLQDVDLKIMSFEKVIDFATKGAFIYFDPPYHPLKKSSFTSYAKNVFLETEQRKLAEVFNQLHKRGGNLMLSNSDMDFVKKLYPEFKIHTVRAKRLINSKSEGRGEINEIVVTNY comes from the coding sequence ATGCGCAAAAACGGTACTCCAGAAATACCCACGATTGTCAAATGGGCTGGTGGAAAATCGCAGTTATTGACACAGTTTGATAAGTTCTTTCCAGAAAAAATCGATTATTATATAGAGCCTTTTTTAGGTAGCGGCGCCGTGTTCTTTTACATAAAGCGCAAATTCAACCCAAAAAAGGTATTGTTATCGGACACAAATGAAGAACTCATAAATGCTTTCATTGTTGTACGTGATAATGTGGACGCGCTTATTGAAGTGCTTAGAAATCATAAAGAACGGCACAACAAGGAATATTATTATGCGACGAGGGTATTAGATCCAAGTACGTTAAACGATGTTGAAAAAGCAGGGAGATTTATTTATTTAAACAAAACCTGTTTTAATGGTCTCTATCGCGTAAATTCCAAAGGAAAGTTTAATGTTCCCATAGGGAGCTACAAGAATCCGGGAATTTTGAAAGAAGATGTTTTAAGAGAAGCAAACAAACTTCTTCAAGATGTAGATCTTAAAATTATGTCTTTTGAAAAAGTTATTGATTTCGCTACAAAGGGAGCATTTATTTATTTCGATCCCCCATATCATCCATTAAAAAAGTCGAGCTTTACATCATATGCTAAAAATGTTTTTTTGGAAACCGAACAAAGAAAATTAGCAGAAGTATTTAATCAGCTTCATAAACGAGGGGGTAATCTAATGTTAAGCAATAGTGATATGGACTTTGTTAAGAAACTGTATCCCGAATTCAAAATACATACGGTTAGAGCAAAACGGTTAATTAATTCAAAAAGTGAAGGGCGCGGTGAAATCAACGAAATTGTAGTTACGAATTATTGA